One window of the Manihot esculenta cultivar AM560-2 chromosome 14, M.esculenta_v8, whole genome shotgun sequence genome contains the following:
- the LOC110600301 gene encoding trafficking protein particle complex subunit 5: MIGVGKVKQYSNVLDKPLSKGKQEVSLSAFAFLFSELVQYNQTQVDNIAELERRLEDAGYAVGARVLELLCHREKGNRRETRLLGILSFVHSTVWKVLFGKVADSLEKGTEHEDEYMISEKELLVNRFISIPKDMGTFNCGAFVAGIVRGVLDGAGFPAVVTAHFVPIEGQQRPRTTILIKFAEEVLRREARLG, from the exons ATGATTGGAGTAGGCAAAGTCAAGCAATACTCTAATGTTCTCGACAAGCCACTCAGTAAGGGTAAACAAGAG gTCAGTTTGAGTGCATTTGCTTTTTTGTTTTCGGAGCTTGTTCAGTACAATCAGACTCAGGTTGACAACATTGCTGAATTAGAACGAAG GCTGGAGGATGCAGGCTATGCAGTTGGGGCACGTGTTCTTGAACTTCTTTGTCATAGAGAGAAG GGGAACAGAAGGGAAACTCGATTATTGGGTATTTTATCTTTTGTACACAGCACAGTGTGGAAGGTGTTGTTTGGAAAG GTAGCTGACTCCCTCGAGAAAGGCACTGAACATGAAGATGAATATATGATCAGTGAGAAGGAGCTTCTTGTGAACAG ATTTATTTCCATTCCAAAAGACATGGGGACATTTAATTGTGGAGCATTTGTTGCTGGAATAGTGAGG GGTGTTTTGGATGGTGCAGGTTTTCCAGCCGTAGTAACAGCTCATTTTGTACCTATCGAGGGTCAGCAACGACCACGGACAaccattttgataaaatttgctGAAGAG GTATTAAGAAGAGAAGCAAGGTTAGGTTGA
- the LOC110600321 gene encoding replication termination factor 2, which produces MQPKTHQIFLQFPDSGVQTLTLDHTQAITLHSLKRSLFPNGNLSSFYFTLNGKLLHDSTVIPNPQISCLSTLILRSRLPGGGGDGGATGAESRDCYLNMYADKKPDKVDPNEQRLSKWVNCALSNEPLTQPCVIDRLGNIFNKEALVQALIGKRLPKEFGYIKGLKDMLNIKLEPIPGGESNNARFHCPVTGLEFNGKYKFFALKNCGHVLSAKALKEVKSSSCLVCYKEFEESDKVVINGNEEEVAFLRVKMEEERSKVKDKKPKKVKNGEMAVAVNGEDSVVLDPQRLSGKKHGIFDAKGVEKVDGRVEANGKIENLKGATNGSSVKRFKAADMAPANATKEVYASIFTSSKKSNFKETFSCRSLPLGRN; this is translated from the coding sequence ATGCAACCAAAAACACATCAAATTTTCCTTCAATTTCCAGATTCTGGCGTACAAACCCTAACCCTAGACCACACCCAAGCCATAACTCTCCACAGCCTGAAGCGCTCTCTTTTTCCGAATGGGAATCTCTCCTCTTTCTATTTCACACTCAATGGAAAACTCCTTCATGATTCTACAGTTATTCCAAATCCGCAAATTTCTTGTCTTTCTACTCTCATTTTGCGCTCTCGTCTCCCCGGAGGCGGTGGCGATGGCGGCGCTACGGGTGCCGAGTCCCGGGACTGCTATCTGAACATGTACGCGGACAAAAAGCCTGATAAGGTTGATCCAAACGAGCAGAGGCTATCGAAATGGGTCAATTGCGCTCTTTCCAACGAGCCCTTGACGCAGCCCTGCGTTATCGATCGCCTTGGTAATATATTCAACAAGGAGGCGTTAGTACAGGCTCTGATAGGCAAAAGATTACCCAAGGAGTTCGGATACATAAAGGGTTTAAAGGATATGTTAAACATCAAGCTAGAACCAATTCCTGGTGGGGAATCAAACAATGCAAGATTCCATTGCCCAGTAACAGGGCTGGAGTTCAATGGGAAGTATAAGTTTTTTGCTTTGAAGAATTGTGGCCATGTTTTGAGTGCTAAGGCATTGAAAGAGGTAAAATCGTCATCGTGCTTGGTTTGTTACAAGGAGTTTGAGGAATCTGATAAGGTTGTGATAAATGGGAACGAGGAGGAGGTGGCATTTTTGAGGGTAAAGATGGAGGAGGAGAGATCCAAAGTGAAGGATAAGAAGccaaaaaaagtgaaaaatggGGAGATGGCTGTGGCTGTTAATGGAGAAGATAGTGTGGTTTTGGATCCACAGCGTTTAAGTGGGAAAAAGCATGGGATATTTGATGCTAAGGGTGTAGAGAAAGTTGATGGAAGAGTGGAAGCAAATGGGaagattgaaaatttaaaaggaGCGACTAATGGGAGCTCAGTGAAGAGGTTTAAGGCGGCTGATATGGCACCAGCCAATGCGACCAAAGAGGTGTATGCATCTATATTTACTTCTTCTAAGAAGTCAAATTTTAAGGAGACATTTAGTTGTAGGTCGCTCCCACTTGGTAGGAACTGA